From Silurus meridionalis isolate SWU-2019-XX chromosome 14, ASM1480568v1, whole genome shotgun sequence, a single genomic window includes:
- the hoxb1a gene encoding homeobox protein Hox-B1a has product MCYREAGANTLEVSFSFYFPHDILLRGCSTGNFELVHFSRRHQTRMDNSKMNSFLEYTISNRGTSTYPTKSGYHHLDQAYSGPFQSGDSYNADGRLYVGGSAPAPTAQHQHQSGGYAHHQHLNQTSGMGLSTYNSTGYGAHASATQDYGHQQYFMNHEQDGMYFQTSGFVSPNVGPNYGSLAGSYCSTQGAVPVAPYQHLNGCEDQDHQLPYGQNAYADLSSCQQKETGLDQMPGKTFEWMKVKRNPPKTAKLTEYGLGPQNTIRTNFTTKQLTELEKEFHFSKYLTRARRVEIAATLELNETQVKIWFQNRRMKQKKREKEGLAPTSSAIKDFDEHSDHSTTTSPGTSPSPET; this is encoded by the exons ATGTGTTATAGGGAAGCAGGAGCAAATACTCTGGAGGTatcgttttctttttattttcctcatgaCATACTGCTGCGAGGTTGTAGCACAGGGAATTTCGAACTCGTGCATTTTTCTCGTCGCCATCAGACGCGCATGGACAATTCAAAAATGAACTCATTTTTGGAGTACACAATTAGCAACCGGGGAACGAGCACTTATCCGACAAAGTCTGGATACCATCATTTGGATCAGGCTTACTCGGGCCCCTTTCAGTCCGGTGACAGCTATAACGCTGATGGACGACTTTACGTAGGGGGCAGTGCGCCGGCACCCACGGCACAACATCAGCACCAGAGTGGAGGCTATGCGCATCACCAGCACCTAAATCAAACCAGTGGCATGGGCCTTTCAACTTACAATAGCACAGGCTATGGTGCGCACGCCTCTGCCACTCAGGACTACGGCCATCAGCAGTATTTCATGAATCACGAACAGGATGGAATGTATTTTCAGACTTCTGGCTTTGTTTCTCCGAATGTCGGTCCTAATTATGGGTCCTTGGCCGGTTCGTATTGTAGCACGCAGGGAGCAGTTCCGGTGGCGCCATATCAACACCTGAACGGTTGTGAAGACCAGGACCACCAACTCCCATATGGTCAGAATGCATACGCCGACTTATCATCCTGTCAGCAGAAAGAGACAGGCTTGGATCAAATGCCAGGGAAGACCTTTGAATGGATGAAAGTCAAAAGGAACCCTCCTAAAACTG CAAAACTGACAGAGTACGGCCTGGGTCCACAAAATACAATCCGAACAAACTTCACCACAAAACAACTCACTGAGCTGGAAAAAGAGTTTCACTTTAGCAAATACCTGACTCGAGCTCGCCGGGTGGAAATCGCAGCCACGCTCGAGCTCAACGAGACCCAGGTGAAGATTTGGTTCCAGAATCGACGGATGAAGCAAAAGAAACGTGAAAAGGAAGGTCTCGCGCCTACATCATCCGCAATCAAGGACTTTGACGAACACTCGGATCATTCAACAACAACATCCCCAGGAACGTCCCCAAGTCCTGAGACCTAA